In Dysgonomonadaceae bacterium zrk40, one genomic interval encodes:
- a CDS encoding catalase — translation MTTVAGAPVGNNQDSMTAGPRGPMMLQDVWFLEKLAHFDREVIPERRMHAKGSGAFGTFTVTHDITQYTRAKIFSEIGKQTEMFVRFSTVAGERGAADAERDIRGFAMKYYTEEGNWDLVGNNTPVFFFRDPLKFPDLNHAVKRDPHTNLRSPNNNWDFWSNLPEALHQVTITMSDRGIPRSYRHMHGFGSHTYSFINSDNVRHWVKFHFVTQQGIENLSDAEAEMLVGKDRESHQRDLFEAIGNGDFPKWKMFIQVMTEEQAEQMPYNPLDLTKVWYKGDFPLIPVGEFELNRNPDNYFQDVEQAAFNPANVVPGIGFSPDKMLQGRLFSYGDAQRYRLGVNHHQIPVNQPKGVKEGYNSYHRDGQMRVDGNLGAALHYEPNSYSIWQEQPEHDEPVQKVNGDIKRWNFREDDDNYYEQPGKLFRLMTAEEQQRLFENTARNMGCSDEIIKIRHIGNCYKADPAYGRGVADALGISYEKAGII, via the coding sequence ATGACTACCGTGGCAGGCGCTCCGGTAGGTAACAACCAGGACTCAATGACTGCCGGCCCACGTGGACCCATGATGTTGCAGGATGTATGGTTCCTGGAGAAACTGGCACACTTCGACCGCGAGGTGATTCCCGAAAGACGCATGCATGCCAAAGGCTCGGGCGCCTTCGGCACCTTCACCGTGACTCACGACATTACCCAGTACACCCGTGCGAAGATCTTCTCCGAGATCGGCAAGCAGACCGAGATGTTCGTCCGCTTCTCCACAGTAGCCGGTGAGCGGGGTGCCGCAGATGCTGAGAGGGACATCCGTGGCTTCGCGATGAAGTACTACACAGAAGAGGGCAACTGGGACCTTGTGGGCAACAACACCCCGGTCTTCTTCTTCCGTGACCCGCTCAAGTTCCCCGACCTGAACCACGCGGTGAAACGTGATCCGCACACCAACCTGCGCAGTCCCAACAACAACTGGGACTTCTGGAGCAATCTGCCCGAAGCGTTGCATCAGGTGACCATCACCATGAGCGATCGCGGCATCCCGCGTAGCTATCGCCACATGCACGGTTTCGGCAGCCACACCTACAGCTTCATCAACAGCGACAATGTGCGTCACTGGGTGAAGTTTCACTTTGTGACCCAGCAGGGAATCGAGAACCTGAGCGATGCAGAGGCGGAAATGTTGGTAGGGAAAGATCGGGAGAGCCACCAGCGCGACCTCTTCGAGGCCATCGGCAATGGAGATTTCCCCAAATGGAAGATGTTCATTCAGGTGATGACCGAGGAGCAGGCTGAGCAGATGCCCTACAACCCGTTAGACCTGACCAAGGTTTGGTACAAGGGCGACTTTCCGTTGATCCCGGTAGGGGAGTTTGAACTAAACCGCAATCCGGACAACTACTTCCAGGATGTGGAACAGGCAGCATTCAACCCTGCCAACGTGGTGCCGGGTATCGGCTTCTCACCCGACAAAATGTTGCAGGGTCGTCTCTTCTCCTACGGCGATGCGCAGCGTTACCGCCTGGGGGTAAACCACCACCAGATCCCGGTAAACCAGCCCAAGGGGGTAAAGGAAGGCTACAACTCCTACCACCGCGACGGTCAGATGCGGGTCGACGGCAATCTGGGTGCCGCCCTCCATTATGAACCCAACAGCTATAGCATCTGGCAGGAACAGCCTGAGCATGACGAGCCTGTTCAGAAGGTGAACGGCGACATCAAACGGTGGAACTTCCGCGAGGATGATGACAATTACTACGAACAGCCAGGCAAGCTCTTCCGCCTGATGACTGCGGAAGAACAACAAAGACTGTTTGAAAACACCGCCCGGAACATGGGTTGCTCTGATGAGATCATCAAGATCCGCCATATCGGCAACTGCTACAAGGCCGACCCCGCCTATGGGCGTGGTGTGGCTGATGCACTGGGCATCTCCTACGAGAAAGCGGGGATTATCTGA
- a CDS encoding threonine aldolase, with amino-acid sequence MRSFGSDNNSGVHPRIIEALASANSDHAIAYGDDPWTAEAAAVVRELLGENFIEPFFMLNGTGANVVALQACTLPFHSILCAATAHIAVDECGAPVKLTGASLKEIDTPDGKLTPELVRPHLHGFGFEHHSQPRVIAISQTTELGTAYTPDEISALAELAHAHEMLLFVDGTRIANACAMLGLSLREMTIDCGVDIFTLGGTKNGLMFGEVLVPLREELAQHIRYYRKQTTQLYSKMRYIAAQFIPYLRENLWLENAHRSNVAAQMLYREMSRVKGIEITQKVESNAIFFILPKSITDRLRERYFFYDWDESRNEMRLVCSWDTTEEDIKQFSDVLFKLTADS; translated from the coding sequence ATGCGAAGTTTCGGAAGTGACAACAACTCGGGTGTACATCCCCGTATCATCGAAGCCCTTGCATCGGCAAACAGCGATCATGCCATCGCCTATGGTGATGATCCCTGGACAGCTGAGGCTGCCGCCGTGGTGCGGGAGTTGCTGGGAGAGAATTTCATTGAGCCTTTTTTCATGCTCAACGGCACGGGTGCCAATGTGGTGGCGCTACAAGCCTGCACGCTGCCGTTTCATTCCATCCTCTGTGCTGCCACCGCCCATATCGCGGTGGATGAGTGCGGGGCACCGGTGAAGCTGACAGGGGCATCGCTCAAGGAGATCGATACACCTGACGGCAAGCTCACGCCTGAACTGGTTCGTCCCCACCTCCACGGGTTCGGCTTCGAGCATCACTCGCAACCAAGGGTGATTGCCATCTCACAGACCACAGAGCTGGGGACCGCCTACACCCCTGATGAGATCAGTGCGCTGGCAGAGCTCGCACACGCCCATGAGATGCTGCTCTTCGTGGATGGTACCCGCATAGCCAATGCCTGTGCAATGCTGGGTCTGTCGCTGAGGGAGATGACTATAGATTGTGGAGTGGATATTTTTACCCTGGGAGGCACCAAGAATGGGCTGATGTTCGGTGAGGTGCTTGTGCCCCTGCGGGAGGAGTTGGCACAGCATATCCGTTATTACCGGAAGCAGACCACCCAGCTATATTCCAAGATGCGATACATCGCCGCGCAGTTCATCCCCTACTTGCGTGAGAACCTCTGGCTGGAGAACGCACACCGTTCGAATGTTGCGGCGCAGATGCTGTACCGCGAGATGAGCAGGGTGAAAGGGATTGAGATCACGCAGAAGGTGGAGTCGAACGCGATCTTCTTCATCCTTCCAAAAAGCATCACCGACCGTCTGCGCGAGCGTTATTTCTTCTACGACTGGGATGAGAGCCGCAACGAGATGCGGCTGGTCTGTTCGTGGGACACCACAGAAGAGGATATCAAACAATTTTCAGACGTTCTTTTCAAGCTAACAGCTGACAGCTGA
- the mazG gene encoding nucleoside triphosphate pyrophosphohydrolase: MHTREEKMEAFGRLLDVMDELREKCPWDREQTNESLRANTIEETYELAEAIIANDNPEIKKELGDLLLHVVFYSKIGEEKEAFDIGDVCLAICDKLIFRHPHVFGDQQAGSAGMVEKSWEQIKLKEKGGNKTVLEGVPSALPALVKAYRIQDKARNAGFDWNERQDVWEKVKEELGELEAEIEGLDADRMEAEFGDMLFSIINAARLYKVNPDNALERTNRKFIYRFIYMEQKLREQGRQLKEVTLEEMEAFWQEAKKTEKA; this comes from the coding sequence ATGCATACGAGAGAAGAAAAAATGGAAGCGTTCGGGCGGTTGCTCGACGTGATGGACGAACTGCGGGAGAAGTGTCCCTGGGACCGCGAACAGACCAACGAAAGCCTGCGGGCCAACACCATCGAAGAGACCTACGAGCTGGCCGAGGCAATCATCGCCAACGACAACCCTGAAATCAAAAAAGAGCTGGGCGACCTGCTGCTGCACGTGGTCTTCTATTCGAAGATCGGCGAAGAGAAAGAGGCGTTCGACATCGGGGATGTCTGCCTTGCCATCTGTGACAAGCTCATCTTCCGCCATCCCCATGTCTTCGGCGACCAACAGGCCGGCTCCGCCGGTATGGTGGAGAAGAGCTGGGAGCAGATCAAGCTGAAGGAAAAAGGTGGAAACAAGACGGTACTCGAAGGCGTTCCCTCCGCCCTGCCTGCTTTGGTGAAAGCCTATCGCATCCAGGACAAGGCGCGCAATGCCGGTTTCGACTGGAATGAACGCCAGGATGTATGGGAGAAAGTAAAGGAGGAGTTGGGAGAGCTGGAAGCTGAAATTGAAGGTTTGGATGCCGACCGGATGGAAGCTGAGTTTGGCGACATGCTCTTCAGCATCATCAACGCTGCACGACTCTACAAGGTAAATCCCGACAACGCGCTGGAACGCACCAACCGCAAGTTTATCTACCGTTTCATCTACATGGAGCAGAAGCTCCGTGAACAGGGACGCCAATTGAAAGAGGTAACGCTGGAAGAGATGGAAGCCTTCTGGCAGGAAGCAAAAAAAACGGAAAAAGCATGA
- a CDS encoding thioredoxin family protein, whose translation MKKLTTLLSLALLFTTLTFAQDEMRWSFSLEDRGNGEIELVADVKIKQGWYLYDTKIPEGGPTPTQISFDNITGAEPVGEFHASGKEAKVKFDAIFGMQIGIFQESARFVQRLRVTDTNSFAIAGDVRAQACDDQSCTPPLPNDFAFSAAVLPATVTVSSSTTTPAGESGNTAPLTALQPLEAAVNETAAAATTVSVSDLDSDLLWTPVVEELQQFGMKGSTAGMSLFWILLSGFAGGLIALVTPCVWPMIPMTVSFFLKRNKTDKKKAVGEALVYGVAIIVIYVVLGLIITAIFGASALNNLATSALFNLIFFALLVFFAIAFFGGFELVLPSKWTNKMDQKADTTTGVLSIFFMAFTLVLVSFSCTGPIIGTLLVEAATAGSIIAPAIGMLGFALALAIPFVLFAIFPSWLSTMPKSGGWLNSVKVVLGFLELALALKFLSVADLAYGWGILDREVFLVLWIVIFVLLGIYLLGKIKFPGDSDVPHLTIPRLFLSIISLAFAVYMIPGLWGAPLKAISAFSPPLYTQDFNLYEGEVHAQTLDYETGVAMAKQQNKPLLIDFSGYGCVNCRKMEASVWTDPRVKDLLDNEYILVTLMVDDKTRLPEIIEVEENGRTTRLKTVGDKWSYLQRHKFGANAQPYYIALDHEGKPLSPSYAYDENVERYLDFLETGLTNFKK comes from the coding sequence ATGAAAAAACTGACGACACTGCTGTCGCTGGCTCTGCTCTTTACTACGCTCACCTTTGCTCAGGATGAGATGCGCTGGAGCTTCTCCCTCGAGGATCGCGGCAACGGAGAAATAGAGCTGGTGGCTGATGTAAAAATCAAACAGGGGTGGTATCTCTATGACACCAAGATACCGGAAGGAGGCCCTACCCCCACGCAGATCAGCTTCGACAACATTACCGGTGCGGAACCCGTAGGTGAGTTCCATGCTTCCGGCAAAGAGGCGAAGGTGAAGTTCGATGCCATCTTCGGCATGCAGATTGGGATCTTCCAGGAAAGTGCTCGCTTCGTACAACGGTTACGGGTAACTGACACAAACAGCTTCGCGATCGCAGGCGATGTGCGGGCACAGGCTTGTGACGACCAGAGCTGCACCCCGCCCCTGCCCAACGACTTTGCCTTCAGCGCTGCCGTTCTGCCGGCAACGGTAACAGTCTCATCCTCAACAACAACGCCTGCAGGCGAATCGGGAAACACAGCACCTCTCACTGCACTGCAGCCGTTGGAAGCTGCCGTCAATGAAACCGCTGCAGCAGCGACCACTGTATCGGTTTCAGATCTCGACAGCGACCTGCTCTGGACACCGGTGGTAGAGGAGCTGCAACAGTTTGGCATGAAGGGCAGTACTGCCGGCATGTCACTCTTCTGGATCCTGCTCTCCGGCTTTGCGGGCGGGCTGATCGCGCTGGTGACACCCTGTGTCTGGCCGATGATTCCCATGACGGTCAGCTTCTTCCTGAAACGGAACAAGACAGATAAGAAAAAGGCAGTGGGTGAGGCACTGGTCTACGGTGTCGCCATCATCGTGATCTATGTGGTACTGGGATTGATCATCACCGCCATCTTTGGCGCCAGCGCACTGAACAACCTGGCCACCAGTGCTCTGTTCAACCTGATCTTCTTCGCCCTGTTGGTCTTCTTCGCCATCGCCTTCTTCGGTGGCTTCGAACTGGTGCTCCCCTCAAAATGGACCAACAAGATGGACCAGAAGGCAGACACCACAACGGGTGTCCTCAGCATCTTCTTCATGGCCTTCACCCTGGTGCTGGTCTCCTTCTCCTGCACCGGCCCCATCATCGGCACCCTGCTGGTGGAGGCTGCCACCGCCGGCAGCATCATCGCACCGGCCATCGGCATGCTGGGCTTCGCACTTGCCCTGGCCATCCCCTTTGTCCTCTTCGCCATCTTCCCCTCCTGGCTCTCCACCATGCCCAAGTCGGGCGGATGGCTCAACTCGGTGAAGGTGGTGCTGGGATTCCTGGAACTGGCACTCGCTTTGAAGTTCCTCTCGGTAGCCGACCTGGCCTACGGGTGGGGCATCCTCGACCGTGAGGTGTTCCTGGTATTGTGGATCGTTATCTTTGTACTGCTGGGAATCTACCTGCTTGGAAAAATCAAGTTCCCCGGCGACAGCGATGTACCGCACCTCACCATCCCGCGCCTCTTCCTCTCCATCATCTCACTCGCCTTCGCGGTCTATATGATCCCGGGACTGTGGGGAGCACCCCTCAAGGCTATCAGTGCCTTCTCACCTCCCCTCTACACGCAAGATTTCAATCTTTACGAGGGTGAGGTGCATGCGCAGACACTCGACTATGAAACAGGTGTGGCGATGGCCAAGCAACAGAACAAACCATTGCTGATCGACTTCTCAGGCTATGGGTGCGTCAACTGCCGCAAGATGGAGGCCTCGGTATGGACCGACCCGCGGGTGAAAGATCTGCTGGACAACGAGTACATCCTGGTCACCCTGATGGTGGACGACAAAACACGGCTGCCGGAGATCATCGAGGTGGAGGAGAACGGACGCACCACGCGACTGAAAACCGTGGGCGACAAGTGGAGCTACCTGCAGCGCCACAAGTTTGGAGCCAACGCCCAACCCTATTACATCGCGCTCGATCACGAGGGCAAACCGCTCAGCCCCTCCTACGCCTATGACGAGAACGTGGAGCGATACCTAGACTTCCTGGAGACGGGACTGACCAATTTCAAGAAATAA
- a CDS encoding DUF2179 domain-containing protein — protein MFDFLDVYPWLLPVIIFFGRVVDVSLGTLRIIFVSKGEKYKAPLIGFVEVFIWVVIISQILSRANDMLAYLSYAAGYAAGNYVGILLEQRIAYGIVLCRIYTQKNGAHLVKILNKLNFGATLTHGEGSTDAVDIIETVIDRKEMKKMERTLSEFDKNIFYVVEDVRTRQNGIFPKRKSILAQWRLGK, from the coding sequence ATGTTCGATTTCTTAGACGTTTACCCCTGGTTGTTGCCCGTGATCATCTTTTTCGGCCGCGTGGTGGATGTGTCGCTCGGCACACTGCGCATCATTTTCGTCTCGAAAGGTGAAAAATACAAGGCACCTTTGATAGGCTTCGTGGAGGTATTTATCTGGGTGGTGATCATCTCTCAGATTCTCTCACGCGCCAATGATATGCTGGCATATCTCTCCTATGCCGCCGGTTATGCCGCCGGTAATTACGTAGGGATACTGCTCGAGCAACGCATCGCCTATGGGATCGTACTCTGCCGCATCTATACCCAGAAGAATGGTGCTCACCTGGTGAAGATACTGAATAAACTTAATTTCGGGGCCACTCTGACACATGGTGAAGGATCGACCGATGCAGTCGACATCATTGAAACGGTGATCGATCGCAAGGAGATGAAAAAGATGGAGCGCACGCTCAGTGAGTTTGATAAGAATATCTTCTACGTGGTGGAAGATGTGCGTACGCGTCAAAACGGTATCTTCCCGAAACGAAAGTCAATCCTGGCGCAATGGCGGCTCGGGAAATAG
- the metH gene encoding methionine synthase, with product MNKIEQMLADRILILDGAMGTMIQRYGLAEADFRGERFADSHKLLKGNNDLLSITRPDVIGAIHRQYLDAGADIIETNTFNATAISMQDYGMSHLAAEINLAAARLAREAADEYTLKTPHKPRFVAGSIGPTNKTASMSPRVEDPMYRAATFDDFRKAYHEQITALVKGGVDLLLIETIFDTLNAKAAIYAAREVAAETGIDTPLMLSVTITDRAGRTLSGQTLEAFVASVSHAKPLSIGLNCSFGAADLKPYVKELGRIAPFFISAYPNAGLPNQLGEYDETPEKMALQIREFMEEGLVNIIGGCCGTTPDHIARYVAMAESAPPHRKAEPPAYLQLSGLEMLEVSPLINFMNIGERCNVAGSRRFLRLIQEKKYEEALDIARRQVEDGAQALDINMDEGLLEGAEEMTRFLNLLASDPDVSRVPIMIDSSKWEVLEAGLKCVQGKSIVNSISLKNGENEFLHEALLAQRYGAAVVVMAFDEKGQADTFERRTEICSRAYKLLTDNGFDPRDIIFDPNVLAIATGIEEHRNYGVDYIRTVRWIKEHLPHAKVSGGVSNLSFSFRGNESVREMMHSVFLYHAIAAGLDMGIVNPGQSVIYEDIPADVRELMEDAVLNRREDATERLMEYAEKIKGDKSDNGAAAKSEEWRQLTLEERLSHALVKGIGDYMEEDLAEALEAYPRAVDIIDKPLMDGMNRVGDLFESGKMFLPQVVKAARTMKKAVAILQPVIEAEKSSGGGSQKAGKIVLATVKGDVHDIGKNIVSIILACNNYEIIDLGVMVPPEQIIETVKREQPDMVGLSGLITPSLEEMAVVAAEMEKEGFTLPLLIGGATTSRLHTALKIEPKYGNGPVVYVKDASQSPSAVANLLNSENRDAYIRKISEDYALLREHRAQKQVKLVTLDEARQNPFRIEWEKWQPPVPRKPGRTVLHKIPMEEIIPYIDWKFFFHAWNLSAKFHTVTRIDRCERCRAEWVATYREEEKEKAMEAARLYDDAYDILQRFCDEDADYIRAVLGLYEASSGDDTILIDGKPFPFLRQQKENEQQTYFCLSDFIAPQESGITDWIGAFAVTGGAGADALLHQYDEEGDAYASLLVKSLLDRLAEAATEWLHAKVRREYWGYASGESLTVAEMFAVKYAGIRPAVGYPSIPDQTVNFLLHDLLGSEEIGISLTENGVMYPNAAVSGLFFAHPQSKYFAIGEISEEQVADYARRKGSDSEMIRKFLLANLV from the coding sequence ATGAACAAGATTGAACAAATGCTGGCCGATCGCATCCTGATTTTGGACGGTGCAATGGGCACGATGATACAACGCTATGGCCTTGCGGAGGCCGATTTCCGTGGAGAGCGATTCGCCGATTCGCATAAGTTGCTCAAGGGCAACAATGACCTGCTCTCCATCACTCGACCTGATGTGATTGGTGCCATCCACCGCCAGTATCTCGATGCCGGTGCCGACATCATCGAGACCAACACTTTTAACGCCACCGCCATCTCGATGCAGGATTACGGCATGAGCCACCTGGCGGCAGAGATCAACCTCGCCGCCGCACGACTGGCACGGGAGGCGGCCGACGAGTATACCCTCAAAACGCCCCACAAGCCACGCTTCGTGGCCGGGTCCATCGGTCCCACCAACAAGACCGCGTCGATGAGTCCCCGCGTGGAGGACCCTATGTACCGTGCGGCCACTTTCGATGACTTTAGGAAAGCTTACCACGAGCAGATCACCGCCTTGGTGAAGGGTGGGGTGGATCTGCTGCTGATCGAGACCATCTTCGATACCCTCAACGCCAAGGCGGCCATCTATGCTGCCCGGGAAGTGGCCGCGGAGACCGGTATCGACACACCCCTCATGTTGTCGGTGACCATCACCGACCGCGCGGGCAGAACCCTCTCGGGACAGACCCTCGAGGCATTCGTGGCCTCCGTGAGTCATGCAAAACCTCTCTCCATCGGACTGAACTGCTCTTTCGGTGCAGCCGATCTGAAACCTTACGTGAAGGAGCTGGGGCGCATAGCCCCCTTTTTCATCAGTGCCTATCCCAATGCGGGGTTGCCCAATCAGTTGGGTGAGTATGACGAGACGCCTGAGAAGATGGCGCTGCAGATCAGGGAGTTTATGGAAGAGGGACTGGTCAACATCATCGGTGGCTGCTGCGGCACCACCCCCGATCACATCGCCCGCTATGTAGCGATGGCGGAGAGTGCCCCTCCCCACCGGAAGGCAGAGCCACCTGCTTATCTGCAACTCTCGGGGTTGGAGATGCTGGAGGTCTCGCCACTCATCAACTTCATGAACATCGGTGAACGCTGCAATGTGGCCGGCTCTCGTCGTTTCCTGCGACTGATACAGGAGAAGAAATATGAGGAGGCGCTCGACATCGCCCGCCGCCAAGTGGAGGATGGAGCCCAGGCACTCGATATCAACATGGATGAGGGACTGCTCGAGGGAGCAGAAGAGATGACCCGTTTCCTCAATCTGTTAGCTTCCGACCCCGACGTGTCGCGGGTACCAATCATGATTGACTCCTCCAAGTGGGAGGTGCTGGAGGCGGGACTCAAATGCGTGCAGGGCAAGTCAATCGTCAACTCCATTTCCCTGAAGAACGGCGAGAATGAATTCCTGCACGAGGCTCTGCTAGCGCAGCGCTATGGTGCCGCGGTGGTGGTGATGGCCTTCGACGAGAAAGGACAAGCCGACACCTTCGAGCGGCGCACTGAGATCTGCAGTCGTGCCTACAAGCTGCTTACCGACAATGGTTTTGATCCCAGGGATATCATCTTCGACCCCAACGTGCTGGCCATCGCCACCGGTATCGAGGAACATCGCAACTACGGCGTGGATTATATCCGCACCGTTCGCTGGATCAAGGAGCACCTGCCCCACGCCAAGGTGAGCGGCGGGGTGAGCAACCTCTCCTTCTCCTTCCGCGGCAACGAGTCGGTGCGTGAGATGATGCATTCCGTTTTTCTCTATCATGCCATCGCAGCCGGGCTGGACATGGGAATTGTGAACCCCGGCCAGTCGGTGATCTATGAGGATATCCCGGCCGATGTGCGGGAGCTGATGGAGGATGCTGTGCTCAACCGAAGGGAGGATGCCACCGAGCGGCTCATGGAGTATGCCGAGAAGATCAAAGGCGACAAATCAGATAACGGCGCTGCCGCCAAGTCGGAGGAGTGGCGTCAGCTGACCCTGGAAGAACGACTGAGTCATGCCCTTGTGAAAGGAATTGGCGACTATATGGAGGAGGATCTGGCGGAGGCATTGGAGGCCTATCCCCGGGCGGTGGATATCATCGACAAGCCGTTGATGGATGGGATGAACCGCGTGGGCGACCTCTTCGAGTCGGGTAAGATGTTCCTGCCCCAGGTGGTGAAGGCAGCCCGCACCATGAAGAAAGCGGTAGCAATCCTGCAGCCGGTGATCGAAGCAGAGAAAAGCTCCGGAGGAGGCTCTCAGAAGGCAGGCAAGATTGTGCTTGCCACGGTGAAAGGGGACGTGCACGACATCGGCAAGAACATCGTCTCCATCATCCTCGCTTGCAATAACTACGAGATCATCGACCTGGGGGTGATGGTTCCCCCCGAGCAGATCATTGAAACAGTGAAAAGGGAACAACCGGACATGGTGGGACTCAGCGGTCTGATCACCCCCTCGCTCGAGGAGATGGCTGTCGTGGCTGCCGAGATGGAGAAAGAGGGTTTCACCCTGCCGCTGCTCATTGGTGGCGCCACCACCTCGCGTCTGCATACGGCACTGAAGATCGAACCCAAATATGGCAACGGCCCTGTGGTATATGTGAAGGATGCCTCCCAGAGCCCCTCGGCGGTCGCCAACCTGCTGAACAGTGAGAACCGGGATGCCTACATCCGGAAGATCAGCGAAGATTATGCACTGCTGCGGGAGCACCGTGCACAGAAGCAGGTGAAGCTGGTCACCCTCGATGAGGCCAGGCAGAACCCCTTCCGTATCGAATGGGAGAAGTGGCAGCCACCGGTACCCCGTAAGCCGGGACGCACTGTGTTGCATAAGATCCCGATGGAGGAGATCATTCCTTACATCGACTGGAAGTTCTTCTTCCATGCCTGGAACCTCTCGGCCAAGTTCCACACAGTGACACGCATCGACCGTTGCGAGCGTTGTCGTGCCGAGTGGGTAGCCACTTACCGTGAGGAGGAGAAGGAGAAAGCGATGGAGGCTGCACGCCTCTACGATGATGCCTACGATATCCTGCAGCGTTTCTGTGACGAGGATGCCGATTACATTCGTGCGGTGCTGGGCCTCTACGAGGCATCGAGCGGCGACGATACCATCCTGATCGACGGAAAGCCTTTCCCCTTCCTGCGGCAGCAGAAGGAGAACGAGCAGCAGACCTACTTCTGCCTGAGCGATTTCATTGCACCACAGGAGAGTGGCATCACCGATTGGATTGGTGCCTTCGCAGTCACTGGGGGTGCCGGTGCCGATGCTCTGCTGCATCAGTATGATGAGGAGGGTGATGCCTACGCTTCCCTGTTGGTGAAGTCGCTGCTCGACCGGCTGGCGGAAGCGGCCACCGAGTGGCTCCATGCAAAGGTGCGGCGTGAGTACTGGGGCTATGCGTCGGGCGAATCACTCACGGTGGCGGAGATGTTCGCCGTGAAGTATGCTGGTATCCGCCCCGCGGTGGGCTACCCCTCCATCCCGGACCAGACGGTCAACTTCCTGCTGCATGACCTGCTGGGGAGTGAGGAGATCGGTATCTCCCTCACCGAGAACGGTGTGATGTATCCCAATGCGGCCGTGAGCGGCCTCTTCTTTGCCCACCCGCAGTCGAAGTACTTCGCCATCGGTGAGATATCGGAAGAGCAGGTGGCCGATTATGCACGGCGAAAAGGAAGCGATTCTGAGATGATACGCAAGTTCCTGCTGGCAAATCTGGTCTAA